TGTTCCCCTTACATTGACGATAAGAGATTGCAGCTGGAGGAGACTATGGGAAAAGAGGCGTTTACCTGCATCATCGGATGCATCGGCATCGGTATCGGCTGCACTACGTAAATTGGTGGCTGCTGGTTCTTGGTTGGCACGTGTTTTTGCGCGATGACCCATTGATGGACCATGTTGTCGGTCTTCAGATGACCGTTGCTCGCCGTCTCGTTTGCGGAACTCGCTCGTAAACAGCCGCACAATTTCGGTGTCAAGGTTAAACAGCTATAGCCGGACACTAACAATTCCGCTACGCTGGCCACCAGTAAGCCGATGCTCGCCAGTAAACCCGCCAAGCCGTCGTCTACTTCCATCACTTGGCTGTCGTCGCCCTAAAAGGATACTGCTGTCAGATCCTTATGAGAAATGTTAAAGTTCCTAGTTCCTCCACTGCGGTTTCATCTGtcatactttttacaaaagaaaaattcacattTCTTCCAACGTAATAATCTAACACAGAGGAATCAggaattttaatcttttattctaGATTTGCTTTTATGATAATTGCACTTGATAAGTAATTGCGcgttttgtgaaatatatgaaacgCCTGTAGGCATCTTAATTTAAGATAGTTAACATAGTGGATTTTCAATGGGAATCTAAAGAACCtcttttatatgcaaaaagtattatttttaattatttcttgtaaTTCAGTTCGATAATGTAAGTACTTGAAACTTTGGAACAAACTAAGATTGATTCTtcaacatgtaaaaaatacaaatcttCAGCAGAATCTCTTTGATTTGGATCTTTAATAACAATTCGAATGACTTCAATAAAGACAAATTATCCGAAAAAGTTTCACCTTATTCTAGAATAATCATCTTTTAGAATAAATCTGCACGGTAATTTACGTAAAGAGCGAGAATAGGCCTTGCAGAATAGTATGACAAAACTGTTTCAAGAATGCGCCGCTCagaataattcatatttcataCGAAATAGATTAATatcaaatgatattttttctacaaGTTTTGCAAAGTTTTGAGTAGAAACATTATCGTGCATGCGCGTATACTAATGTGAGCATTCACTCGTGAACCGCGTAACAATAATCTCTTATACGTTTTGCGTGGTCGCGATCTTGGAACTTCATAGTGCTCGCGCAGCTTGGCCGCATTTTAGCATTGGCATTAAGAACTTTCTCCAAGAGGCGGTTAAACGATTTTATCGGACATGAGCCACGTATATTAAAACTGGCCAATCTGATCGGCtagataacaatttatatGCAGCGAAGCATTTTTCGCGAGTGCCCAAACTGTTACCAAGCCTCGAAAGTCTGTTACTATGTCATTGATTTGCTacctttcttttattctttcataaacgtaataatatattttcagagttttcaagtaaatttgtttacacgtgcagttataatataaattttctcgatttatttatagctatttaaagcaaaaaaattattttgcatcttttagaaaaattttccacttaaaaaagtaatatttgacGTTAAATTCGgatagtatatttttatatgtatgcgaaatcacaatttattaatatatataaataaatatataaatttgaaatgccagaaaagttaaaagcagttatatttcaaatgtatatcactttttctaaaaacaaatcccccacttttttttaactatccAATATGCGACACCGATACTGCAAATCGAGATTAACTACGACGCATGTCGGCGTgtctatatattaattaatgataaagttCCGTGAACCTCATTAATTAGTGCCGCCAGCGATGCACTCTTGATCTTTATCGGGTTTGCGCTTGTATGCTTAGCGTACAACCCGTGAGCACGAACAGAGCAAATAATCAGCACGAAACAAGTTGGCATCGTTAAAACGATGGtgatttagaaataataatatttcgagCAAACAAAATATCGAAGACAATTACGGGCAATTCTTCTCTCATTAATAACTTAAGCTAATAATTCGTCATAATTGTACTCTCTCTTATGTTGTTAACTCTTCAGCATCGATGAAGAAGAAATCAATGTAAAATGTCATAATTGACAAAatcttaacttttttttcaaaatttacataatttttataatatacgtCATATAGTTAAAACAAGAAGTAGTCAAAAAGAACATACCGAGAAGCTGAGGAGCGAAACTTCAGGTACTCTCTGCGAGTCTCTGACGACCGCCGTCAAAGCTGTTATAGCTGCCATATTCGAAAGGGCAAGAGCAATCAGGCTGGAAGCGAGATGAGCAGACGAGAAAGCGGAATTTGTTTTAGTGGATGACGTTGCTAAGGTCGCAACTACTCCAAGCGCGCCAGTAACCAAAGCTCCAGCACCTGCCCAGAGTCCTGCACCAGAATTGCCCAAGGAAGCGCCGTGGACGAGCACCAAGACGCCGAAGACGACCAAAACGATACCTAAATATGACGCGAAATAACAcggtgaaattaatatttgtttcatttctgcagaatcaatttttatataatatatgtatatattataattaatatataatacattataaatttatattatgttacatattacattatataataatattatatgcgtATAGcgatatataaagataatataaaaagatcgAATATGTAGattatgttatttttgcgCAGTAAACACTCAAATCAACTtttaataaactaaatttGGAATGAAAGCTATATTGACTCTTGTTgacaaaaaacattttcagTAAGAAATCAGAAAGACAAGTGAGAGTCAATGTGCGGTTAAAGAAAGCGCAGCTCTCACTAACCTTTTCAATTTCCCACATTCAATTGTGTATTCATGGTAtatcaatattcaataatttaaaagttttatatttttaaactcgCAAATCGAAATACTAGAGCAAGAAAGTTCTCG
This window of the Linepithema humile isolate Giens D197 chromosome 1, Lhum_UNIL_v1.0, whole genome shotgun sequence genome carries:
- the ENGase gene encoding uncharacterized protein ENGase isoform X3, encoding MENTVTIALDSTVRSQNSSRSKDSINSEVKPESCLESKHSKDVLIPEKQQQHQPPKHAEDRQNLQTTSETKDDSNLLMFTSCGQLLLGIVLVVFGVLVLVHGASLGNSGAGLWAGAGALVTGALGVVATLATSSTKTNSAFSSAHLASSLIALALSNMAAITALTAVVRDSQRVPEVSLLSFSGDDSQVMEVDDGLAGLLASIGLLVASVAELLVSGYSCLTLTPKLCGCLRASSANETASNGHLKTDNMVHQWVIAQKHVPTKNQQPPIYVVQPIPMPMHPMMQSPYGMPPTPGKFPPGGFMPAGSLPITTSMPYNIVPVLPHMLPYSGRPSSQSRDWI